From a single Helicovermis profundi genomic region:
- a CDS encoding putative Se/S carrier-like protein, which produces MKKKMTYLIVVNKTNLFKLENMLLSNNIAYDYFPTPKEILSVCTKSIRIKPSFAEEVSNLLYLYTDVLVEKIITL; this is translated from the coding sequence ATGAAAAAGAAAATGACTTATTTAATTGTAGTAAACAAAACCAATCTTTTTAAACTTGAGAATATGCTGTTGTCAAACAACATTGCTTATGATTATTTTCCAACACCAAAAGAAATTTTATCTGTATGCACAAAATCAATAAGAATTAAACCTTCATTTGCTGAAGAAGTTTCTAATTTGCTATATTTGTATACAGATGTATTAGTTGAAAAAATCATCACATTATAA
- the oraE gene encoding D-ornithine 4,5-aminomutase subunit OraE: protein MKKYDINEKMDIREILSDLENYRPKRKGWLWRKKVNKLILGQHEYHDCAEGLTNSIGIPAAVRYFDNLDPQPQETITTEIASGRFEDDIRRMRMAAWHGADHIMVIRTAGQSHFDGLIEGTPQGIGGVAVSRKQVRAHRKALDFIEDEVGRPINYHSYVSGVAGPDIAVMFAEEGVNGAHQDPQYNVLYRNINMVRSFVDAAESKKVMAAVDMAQIDGAHNANATARDAWKVMPELMVQHGLNSIFSHKAGMKKENICLSTVPPTAAPMPCTKYDLPYAVALRDLFSEYKMRAQQNTKYITSSSREATVTHVMNMMISKLTSADIQSTITPDEGRNVPWHMYNIEACDTAKQTLVGLDGILEMVEVKKDGFMKKEVRELKERAILYMEEMIEQGGYFESVQKGFFIDSGKYPERNGDGIGRQIDGGVGAGTVYTRDDDYFAPVTAHYGYNNAAQYGEEIAKNPSAAINGDTLENADKIIFIDELDDVDNVNTRMDANEKYRNTNLIKPEVEWLADGTVQLEIFLPTNQRTAEFAAIEFAKKMNLKDVEVIHSEMLHPAEGSRIQLKGKVEFDIDLDTLVIPPLPDLLNDEEIREDVDKESFLIVAATVGQDEHSVGLREVIDIKHGGIEKYGMDVEYLGTSCPVEKLVDAAIELNANAILASTIISHDDVHYKNMKRLHEYAIEKGVRDKLIICAGGTQVTPEIAVKNGMDQGFGKSDRGNHVASFFIKKRREMKNA, encoded by the coding sequence ATGAAAAAATATGATATTAATGAAAAAATGGATATCAGAGAAATACTTTCTGATCTTGAAAACTACAGACCAAAGAGAAAAGGTTGGCTTTGGAGAAAAAAAGTTAATAAATTAATTTTAGGACAACATGAGTATCATGATTGTGCTGAAGGCTTAACTAATTCAATTGGAATACCTGCAGCTGTTAGATATTTTGATAATTTAGATCCACAACCTCAAGAAACTATCACTACAGAAATAGCATCTGGTAGATTTGAAGATGATATTAGAAGAATGAGAATGGCAGCTTGGCACGGAGCTGACCATATAATGGTTATTAGAACTGCTGGACAATCTCATTTTGATGGACTTATAGAAGGAACTCCACAAGGAATTGGCGGAGTAGCTGTTTCTAGAAAGCAAGTAAGAGCTCATAGAAAAGCGCTTGATTTTATAGAAGATGAAGTTGGTAGACCAATTAATTATCATTCATATGTTTCAGGTGTTGCTGGTCCTGATATTGCTGTTATGTTTGCAGAAGAAGGCGTTAACGGTGCTCATCAAGATCCGCAGTATAATGTACTTTATAGAAATATTAATATGGTAAGATCATTTGTTGATGCTGCTGAATCAAAAAAAGTTATGGCTGCTGTAGATATGGCACAAATAGATGGCGCGCATAATGCAAATGCTACTGCTAGAGATGCTTGGAAGGTTATGCCAGAACTAATGGTTCAGCACGGACTTAACTCAATATTCTCACATAAAGCTGGTATGAAAAAAGAAAATATTTGTCTTTCAACAGTTCCGCCTACAGCTGCACCAATGCCATGTACTAAATATGATCTTCCTTATGCTGTTGCTTTAAGAGATTTATTTAGTGAATATAAGATGAGAGCACAGCAAAATACTAAGTATATTACATCATCTTCAAGAGAAGCTACAGTTACTCATGTTATGAATATGATGATTTCAAAACTTACAAGCGCTGATATTCAATCAACAATTACACCAGATGAAGGTAGAAATGTGCCTTGGCATATGTATAATATTGAAGCATGTGATACTGCAAAACAAACTTTAGTTGGTTTAGACGGTATACTAGAAATGGTTGAAGTAAAAAAAGATGGCTTCATGAAAAAAGAAGTTAGAGAATTAAAAGAAAGAGCAATTCTTTATATGGAAGAAATGATTGAACAAGGCGGATACTTTGAATCTGTTCAAAAAGGATTCTTCATAGATTCAGGTAAATATCCTGAAAGAAACGGAGACGGTATTGGTAGACAGATTGATGGCGGAGTTGGTGCTGGAACTGTTTATACAAGAGATGATGATTATTTTGCTCCAGTTACTGCTCATTATGGTTATAATAATGCAGCTCAGTACGGTGAAGAAATAGCTAAGAATCCTTCTGCTGCAATTAATGGAGATACATTAGAAAACGCAGATAAAATTATTTTTATTGACGAACTTGATGACGTTGATAATGTAAATACTAGAATGGATGCTAATGAGAAATATAGAAATACTAATTTAATTAAGCCAGAAGTTGAGTGGTTAGCTGATGGTACAGTTCAACTTGAAATTTTCTTGCCAACTAATCAAAGAACTGCAGAATTTGCAGCAATTGAATTTGCTAAGAAAATGAATTTAAAAGACGTAGAAGTAATTCATTCAGAAATGCTTCATCCTGCTGAAGGATCTAGAATTCAATTAAAAGGTAAAGTTGAGTTTGATATTGACTTAGATACTCTTGTAATTCCTCCACTTCCTGATTTACTTAATGATGAAGAAATTAGAGAAGATGTAGACAAGGAGTCGTTCCTAATTGTTGCAGCAACTGTTGGACAAGATGAGCATTCAGTTGGACTTAGAGAAGTAATTGATATTAAACATGGTGGAATTGAAAAATATGGTATGGATGTTGAGTATCTTGGAACATCTTGTCCAGTTGAAAAACTTGTAGACGCAGCAATTGAATTAAATGCAAATGCTATTCTTGCTTCTACAATTATTTCTCATGACGACGTTCATTATAAAAACATGAAGAGATTACATGAATATGCAATAGAAAAAGGCGTAAGAGATAAATTAATTATTTGCGCAGGTGGAACTCAAGTTACACCAGAAATTGCTGTTAAAAATGGAATGGATCAAGGTTTTGGAAAATCAGATAGAGGAAACCATGTAGCATCATTCTTTATTAAGAAAAGAAGAGAAATGAAAAACGCATAG
- the ortB gene encoding 2-amino-4-oxopentanoate thiolase subunit OrtB: MKNNSYEAVMSRRNEIMKKAVGIDYSKFEAKGIGFDYEKMMKETGYSLKEMQEMQSFSGVGNTPLYELRNLTALARKFSEKGKGARIFVKDEASNPSGSFKARRAANAVFHAKKLGYKGVIAATSGNYGAAVASQAAIHGLKCIIVQECYDSKGMGQPEIIEKARKCEAYGAEVIQLSVGPELFYTFLGLLEETGYFNASLYTPFGIAGVETLGYEIAMQFRELENRDPDVVVCTNAGGGNLTGTARGLEKAGAKSTKVVAASVDLSGLHMASDTQFNKKSFTTGHTGFGIPFSTWPDRSDVPRSAARPLRYMDRYVTVTQGQVFYMTEAFAQLEGLERGPAGNVSLAAAFSIAREMDEDQIIVVQETEYTGAGKHIQPQLSFARDNGIEIKFGNPNDEIPGKNIIFPETPDLLKAKDLDLDKIKTSLVKNAIKQNNLTSVSNEDIEFLMEDTNTNKDFVINALKELNVTIK, encoded by the coding sequence ATGAAAAATAATTCATATGAAGCTGTAATGTCAAGAAGAAACGAAATAATGAAAAAAGCTGTAGGAATTGATTATTCTAAGTTTGAAGCTAAAGGTATCGGTTTTGATTATGAGAAGATGATGAAGGAAACTGGTTACTCTTTAAAAGAAATGCAAGAAATGCAAAGTTTTAGTGGAGTTGGTAACACACCACTTTATGAACTTAGAAATTTGACGGCATTAGCTAGAAAGTTTTCTGAAAAAGGTAAAGGCGCAAGAATTTTTGTTAAAGATGAAGCGTCAAATCCTTCTGGAAGCTTTAAAGCAAGGAGAGCAGCAAATGCTGTATTTCATGCAAAAAAATTAGGCTATAAAGGTGTAATTGCTGCAACTAGTGGAAACTACGGAGCTGCTGTAGCATCTCAAGCTGCAATTCATGGACTTAAATGCATAATTGTACAAGAATGCTATGATTCAAAAGGAATGGGACAACCTGAAATAATAGAAAAAGCTAGAAAATGTGAAGCATACGGCGCAGAAGTAATTCAGCTTTCTGTTGGACCAGAACTATTCTATACTTTCTTAGGACTACTTGAAGAGACTGGTTATTTCAACGCATCTCTTTACACTCCATTTGGTATTGCAGGTGTTGAAACTCTTGGATACGAAATAGCTATGCAGTTTAGAGAACTTGAAAATAGAGATCCTGATGTTGTTGTTTGCACAAATGCAGGCGGTGGAAATTTAACAGGTACTGCAAGAGGTCTTGAAAAAGCAGGAGCTAAAAGCACTAAAGTAGTAGCTGCTAGTGTTGATTTAAGTGGACTTCATATGGCAAGTGATACGCAATTTAACAAAAAATCTTTTACTACAGGACACACTGGTTTTGGAATACCGTTTTCAACTTGGCCAGATAGATCTGATGTTCCTCGTTCTGCTGCTCGTCCACTTAGATATATGGACAGGTACGTTACAGTAACTCAAGGTCAAGTATTTTATATGACTGAAGCATTTGCACAATTAGAAGGTCTTGAAAGAGGACCAGCTGGAAATGTTTCACTTGCTGCGGCGTTTAGTATTGCAAGAGAAATGGACGAAGATCAAATAATAGTTGTTCAAGAAACTGAATATACTGGTGCAGGAAAACATATTCAACCGCAATTATCTTTTGCAAGAGATAATGGAATCGAAATTAAATTTGGTAATCCAAATGACGAAATTCCAGGGAAAAATATTATTTTTCCTGAAACTCCAGATCTTCTAAAAGCAAAAGATTTAGACTTAGATAAAATAAAAACATCTTTAGTTAAAAATGCAATTAAACAAAACAATTTAACTTCTGTAAGCAATGAAGATATTGAATTTTTAATGGAAGATACAAATACAAATAAAGACTTCGTTATAAATGCACTGAAAGAACTTAATGTAACTATTAAATAA
- a CDS encoding GlmL-related ornithine degradation protein yields the protein MKFDVLVAEIGSTTTVVNAFSDLNTENPLFVGQGQSPTTVKEGNVNIGLNSAIKDLRSKLNLEEISYDLMLATSSAAGGLKMTVHGLVYDMTAKAAKEAALGAGANIHFLTAGKLRRLDIKKIKDLSPNIILIAGGVDYGERDTAIYNAEKIAELDLHVPVIYAGNIENQEEIKLIFEENNKEHLLYIVDNVYPKIDTLNVEPTRKVIQDVFEEHIIHAPGMEHVKELVMGPIIPTPGAVMEASKILREDIGDLVTVDVGGATTDIHSVTDGSEEINSILISPEPTAKRTVEGDLGVYVNMKNIVDIIGLKKLEEDLKVEASLLNSLIENHVAIPNNKNQITFVERLTEEAVIVSSNRHAGGFRDLFVGGGKKSIAEGKDLSNVRYIIGTGGALTRLPKRIKILKRIALSNRGDKLLPNKEAKILIDNDYIMASLGVLSKENKIAAIKLLKKSLDFKED from the coding sequence ATGAAATTTGATGTTTTAGTAGCAGAAATAGGAAGTACTACTACGGTAGTAAATGCTTTTAGTGATTTAAATACTGAAAACCCTTTGTTCGTAGGACAAGGTCAGTCACCAACAACAGTCAAAGAGGGAAATGTTAATATTGGTTTAAATAGTGCTATAAAAGATTTGCGCAGTAAATTAAATCTTGAAGAAATTTCTTATGATTTAATGCTTGCAACCAGCAGTGCGGCAGGTGGTCTTAAGATGACTGTCCATGGACTTGTTTATGATATGACTGCAAAAGCTGCAAAAGAAGCAGCACTTGGAGCAGGAGCAAATATTCACTTTTTAACAGCAGGTAAATTAAGAAGATTAGATATAAAGAAAATTAAAGATTTATCACCAAATATAATTTTAATAGCTGGTGGAGTAGATTACGGTGAAAGAGATACAGCTATTTATAATGCAGAAAAAATTGCTGAACTTGACTTACATGTACCTGTTATTTACGCGGGTAATATTGAAAATCAAGAAGAAATTAAACTTATATTTGAAGAAAATAATAAAGAACATTTATTATATATTGTAGATAATGTTTATCCTAAAATAGATACTTTAAATGTAGAGCCTACTAGAAAAGTTATTCAAGATGTATTTGAAGAACACATTATTCATGCACCAGGTATGGAACATGTCAAAGAACTTGTGATGGGACCTATTATTCCAACACCAGGCGCTGTAATGGAAGCATCAAAAATATTGAGAGAAGATATTGGGGATTTGGTTACTGTTGATGTAGGCGGAGCTACCACTGATATCCATTCAGTTACTGATGGTTCAGAAGAAATTAATTCAATACTAATAAGTCCAGAACCAACTGCAAAAAGAACTGTAGAAGGGGATTTAGGCGTTTATGTAAATATGAAAAATATAGTTGATATAATTGGATTAAAAAAACTTGAAGAAGATTTGAAAGTAGAAGCTAGTTTGCTTAATTCTCTAATAGAAAACCATGTGGCAATTCCGAATAATAAAAATCAAATTACTTTTGTAGAAAGACTTACTGAAGAAGCAGTAATAGTATCTTCAAATAGGCATGCGGGTGGTTTTAGAGATTTATTTGTTGGTGGTGGAAAGAAAAGTATTGCTGAAGGTAAAGATTTAAGTAATGTGAGATATATTATAGGTACAGGCGGTGCTCTTACAAGGCTTCCAAAGAGAATCAAAATTTTAAAACGCATTGCATTAAGTAATAGAGGAGATAAACTTCTTCCAAATAAAGAAGCTAAAATACTAATTGATAATGATTATATTATGGCATCTTTAGGTGTTTTATCTAAAGAAAATAAAATAGCCGCAATTAAGTTGCTTAAAAAAAGCTTAGATTTTAAGGAGGACTAA
- the ortA gene encoding 2-amino-4-oxopentanoate thiolase subunit OrtA has translation MEFKKGDWVKIYNVVLTKDERAPQVPDDTKNVPLEMWVKGFALIDGKKGDKIEVKTITGRKAEGEVVEIEPTFTHSFGNNIPELLKIGMDLKEILFGGADNEK, from the coding sequence ATGGAATTCAAAAAAGGTGATTGGGTTAAAATATATAATGTAGTTTTAACGAAAGATGAAAGAGCACCGCAAGTTCCTGATGACACTAAAAATGTGCCACTAGAAATGTGGGTTAAAGGATTTGCTTTAATTGATGGTAAAAAAGGCGATAAAATTGAAGTTAAGACTATAACAGGTAGAAAAGCTGAGGGAGAGGTTGTTGAAATTGAACCAACATTTACTCACTCTTTCGGAAACAATATTCCTGAGTTGTTAAAAATCGGAATGGATTTAAAAGAAATTCTTTTTGGAGGTGCAGATAATGAAAAATAA
- a CDS encoding replication-associated recombination protein A has protein sequence MDLFEIAAEKNLEKSAPLAERMKPQKIESFFGQKHILGENKILRRLIKADKLGSIILYGPPGVGKTSLARVIAKTTTSDFRTVNAVTSGVKELREVIKIAKDNLGLYFKKTILFIDEIHRFNKAQQDAILPFVEDGSITLIGATTENPYYEVNNALISRSSVFRLEKLVKDEIEQIVKNALSDKENGFGNFDIKVESEALEFLSEIVDGDARKALNAIEIAVLSSDFSDGSVISKEIIEDCIQEKSFHYDKSGDSHYDITSAFIKSIRGSDPDASLHYLSKMIMGGEDIKFIARRLIILASEDIGNADPSALTLAVSGANAIEKIGMPESRIILSQIVTYLASAPKSNSSYIAINNALLDVKTLDCGNIPFYLKDATSLKMTKKNESIDGLTYKYPHSYPNNYVKQDYLPKKIRNHKYYIPSENGYEKKINERMNKLNNIFKKTE, from the coding sequence ATGGATTTGTTTGAGATTGCAGCGGAAAAGAATTTAGAAAAAAGCGCACCACTTGCAGAAAGAATGAAACCCCAAAAAATAGAATCATTTTTTGGACAGAAGCATATACTTGGAGAAAATAAAATTCTAAGAAGATTAATAAAAGCTGATAAACTTGGGTCAATTATTCTTTACGGACCACCAGGTGTTGGTAAAACAAGTCTTGCTAGAGTAATTGCAAAAACAACCACTTCTGATTTTAGAACAGTAAATGCAGTAACTTCTGGTGTTAAAGAACTAAGAGAGGTTATTAAAATTGCAAAAGATAATTTAGGTCTTTACTTTAAAAAGACAATCCTATTTATTGATGAGATACATAGATTTAATAAAGCACAACAAGATGCAATACTTCCATTTGTAGAAGATGGTAGTATTACTCTAATTGGTGCGACAACTGAAAATCCGTATTACGAAGTAAATAATGCGCTTATTTCAAGATCAAGTGTATTTAGATTAGAAAAATTAGTTAAAGACGAAATTGAACAAATAGTAAAAAATGCCCTATCAGATAAAGAAAATGGATTTGGAAACTTCGATATTAAAGTTGAAAGCGAAGCTCTTGAGTTTCTAAGTGAAATTGTTGATGGTGATGCAAGAAAAGCGTTAAATGCAATTGAAATTGCAGTCTTATCTTCTGATTTTTCTGATGGGTCAGTAATATCAAAAGAAATAATTGAAGATTGTATTCAAGAAAAAAGTTTTCATTACGATAAATCAGGTGATTCGCATTATGATATCACTTCGGCTTTCATTAAATCAATTAGAGGTTCTGACCCAGATGCATCACTTCATTATCTTTCTAAAATGATTATGGGTGGTGAAGATATAAAGTTTATTGCAAGAAGACTTATAATACTCGCGTCTGAAGATATTGGAAATGCTGATCCGAGTGCACTAACCTTAGCTGTAAGCGGAGCGAATGCTATAGAAAAAATAGGAATGCCTGAATCAAGAATTATTTTGTCTCAAATTGTAACGTATCTTGCGAGTGCACCAAAATCTAATTCATCATATATTGCAATTAATAATGCTCTCTTAGACGTCAAAACACTTGATTGCGGAAATATTCCTTTTTATTTAAAAGATGCGACTTCTTTAAAAATGACTAAAAAAAATGAGAGTATTGATGGTCTTACTTATAAATATCCACATTCATATCCTAATAATTATGTTAAGCAAGATTATTTGCCGAAGAAAATAAGGAATCACAAATATTATATTCCAAGTGAAAATGGCTATGAAAAAAAAATAAATGAAAGAATGAATAAATTAAATAATATTTTTAAAAAAACCGAGTGA
- the orr gene encoding ornithine racemase Orr, with protein MYPKLKINLCKLEENTKFIKEKCDKNGISIMVVTKSFCALNSAAKAVVDGGADMLADSRISNLVKIKDLKVPKVLLRLPMLSETKEVVKFADISLNSEIDTIKSLSVEANKLNKIHNVLLMIDLGDLREGILPCDVDKTVEEILKLSGVNLYGIGVNLTCYGGVIPDEINLGKLTEIATNIENKFKIKLEMISGGNSSSIYLLDNGKMPSKINNLRPGEVIVLGRETAFGELIEGMHTDIFTLEAEVIELKEKDSIPTGNIGMDAFGNNPVFLDKGKMKRAIIAIGRQDVNPDGLTPYDKDIEIVGASSDHLILDLTNTGKDYSIGSVIKFNIDYGALLMLTTSEYIEKEYIK; from the coding sequence ATGTATCCAAAACTAAAAATTAATCTTTGTAAACTTGAAGAAAATACAAAGTTTATCAAAGAAAAATGTGATAAAAATGGTATAAGTATAATGGTTGTAACTAAATCGTTTTGTGCGTTAAATAGTGCTGCTAAAGCTGTAGTTGACGGTGGAGCTGATATGTTAGCCGATTCTAGAATATCAAATTTAGTAAAAATAAAAGATTTGAAGGTTCCTAAAGTCTTACTTAGGTTACCTATGCTTTCTGAAACTAAGGAAGTTGTTAAATTTGCGGATATTAGTCTTAATTCTGAAATTGATACTATAAAATCATTATCTGTTGAAGCTAATAAATTGAATAAAATTCATAATGTTTTATTAATGATTGATCTAGGTGATTTAAGAGAAGGAATTCTGCCTTGTGACGTTGATAAAACGGTTGAAGAAATTCTTAAACTTTCTGGTGTTAATTTATATGGTATCGGAGTTAATCTTACATGTTACGGTGGAGTTATTCCTGATGAAATTAACCTTGGAAAATTAACTGAAATTGCTACTAATATTGAAAATAAATTTAAAATTAAATTAGAAATGATTTCTGGAGGAAATTCAAGCAGTATTTATTTACTTGATAATGGTAAAATGCCAAGTAAAATCAATAATTTAAGGCCTGGAGAAGTTATTGTTCTTGGAAGAGAAACTGCGTTTGGCGAATTAATTGAAGGAATGCACACTGATATATTTACATTAGAAGCAGAAGTAATTGAGCTAAAGGAAAAAGACTCTATTCCTACTGGCAATATTGGTATGGATGCTTTTGGAAATAATCCTGTTTTTTTAGACAAAGGAAAAATGAAAAGAGCTATAATTGCCATTGGAAGGCAAGATGTTAATCCAGACGGACTAACTCCATATGACAAAGATATTGAAATTGTAGGGGCAAGCAGTGATCATTTGATCCTTGATTTAACAAATACAGGTAAAGACTATAGCATAGGTAGTGTGATAAAGTTTAATATTGACTATGGTGCACTTTTGATGCTTACTACTTCTGAATATATTGAAAAAGAATATATAAAGTAA
- a CDS encoding DJ-1 family glyoxalase III, producing the protein MYYIFLAHGFEELEAITVIDMLRRAKIDVRTVSINDKIKVTGAHNITINTDLLIKDLSSKNIDGIILPGGMPGSTNLKNDSTLTKLIFENFHRGKLIAAICAAPIVLAKANILQDIQATCYPSFENQLTGAIISDEKVIIDKNVITSKGPGTAINFGFELIKYISDDLNAKSVINGMLVNI; encoded by the coding sequence ATGTATTATATTTTTTTAGCACATGGTTTTGAGGAATTAGAGGCAATAACCGTTATAGATATGTTAAGACGTGCAAAAATTGATGTAAGAACCGTATCAATTAATGACAAAATTAAAGTTACAGGAGCACATAATATTACTATAAATACTGATTTATTGATAAAAGACCTTAGTAGCAAAAATATTGACGGAATAATTTTACCTGGTGGAATGCCTGGAAGTACCAATTTAAAGAATGATTCCACTCTAACTAAATTAATTTTTGAAAATTTCCATAGAGGCAAATTAATAGCTGCAATTTGCGCAGCACCTATTGTGCTTGCAAAGGCAAATATACTACAGGATATACAAGCAACTTGCTATCCAAGTTTTGAAAATCAATTGACAGGTGCCATAATAAGTGATGAGAAAGTTATAATTGATAAAAATGTTATAACGAGTAAAGGTCCTGGAACTGCCATTAACTTTGGATTCGAGCTTATTAAATATATAAGCGACGATTTAAATGCAAAATCAGTTATTAATGGAATGCTTGTAAATATTTAA
- a CDS encoding ornithine aminomutase subunit alpha produces the protein MKGYLKRDDDFQTRRKDLVNLTDEEIKAKFWQLAETLVDPLLDLAKTHTSPAVERSIVLRMGFSSLEAKPIVDGAIERGLIGKGVGNIIYRVSKKNNISIRQAGLELMEGKRWDEAIEIFKGGQK, from the coding sequence ATGAAAGGCTACCTAAAGAGAGACGATGATTTTCAAACTAGAAGAAAAGATTTAGTTAATTTAACTGATGAAGAAATAAAAGCAAAATTCTGGCAACTTGCAGAAACACTTGTTGATCCTTTACTTGATCTTGCAAAGACTCATACTTCACCTGCAGTTGAAAGATCAATTGTATTAAGAATGGGATTTTCAAGTCTTGAAGCTAAACCAATTGTTGATGGTGCAATAGAAAGAGGATTAATTGGTAAAGGTGTAGGAAATATAATTTACAGAGTATCTAAGAAGAATAATATTTCTATTAGACAAGCAGGACTTGAACTAATGGAAGGGAAAAGATGGGATGAAGCTATTGAAATATTTAAAGGAGGTCAGAAATAA
- a CDS encoding HD-GYP domain-containing protein has translation MKPARVGEGIIGNKIVEPVFTFNGNMLLNRGTIVNSKVLKKLMGHNINFVYVIEDIKKDIIPINTLEEKRIARAESTIKKVFLDTLHNEKLGVKTLIPEGNLILVEKIIDSILKDLSDSKDILFTLSDLIDTDEYTYKHSINVTVLTILTANSLNYKKNDIKNIALGALLHDIGKIMVKDNLIAKPGKLTEDERNEVMKHSEFGFQIVDSIEKLSFTTKQIIRLHHEKLDGSGYPLGLKGIEIPEYVRIVTICDMFDAMSTNRVYRDKMSIYKVFDILNGESIYRIDTEIYKAVITNICVFPPGSGVILTDDRMGIVANYNRFNPTRPRVRVINTNSNLLKVEIVNLEKELKLFIKDKWDVDEYLEEIRRRKIRNKKILKTNSYIS, from the coding sequence ATGAAGCCAGCCAGAGTTGGAGAAGGAATTATTGGAAATAAAATAGTTGAACCAGTTTTTACTTTCAATGGCAATATGCTTCTAAACAGAGGTACTATTGTTAATAGCAAAGTACTTAAAAAATTAATGGGTCATAATATTAATTTTGTTTATGTTATAGAAGATATAAAAAAAGATATTATACCTATTAATACTTTAGAGGAAAAAAGAATTGCTAGAGCTGAAAGTACAATTAAAAAGGTGTTTTTAGATACTTTACATAATGAAAAACTTGGAGTAAAAACCTTAATACCTGAAGGAAATCTTATACTTGTAGAAAAAATTATTGATTCTATCTTAAAAGATCTAAGTGACAGTAAGGACATTCTATTTACATTATCAGATTTAATTGATACTGATGAATATACATATAAACATAGTATTAATGTTACGGTACTTACTATTTTAACAGCAAATTCACTTAATTATAAAAAGAATGATATAAAAAATATTGCTCTTGGTGCGCTACTTCATGATATTGGTAAAATAATGGTTAAAGATAATTTAATTGCAAAACCTGGTAAGCTTACTGAAGACGAACGAAATGAAGTCATGAAACATTCTGAATTTGGATTTCAAATTGTAGATTCGATTGAAAAACTTTCCTTTACAACAAAACAAATTATAAGGTTGCACCATGAAAAATTAGATGGTAGTGGTTATCCCTTAGGATTAAAAGGGATTGAAATTCCTGAGTATGTTAGGATTGTTACGATTTGCGATATGTTTGATGCTATGTCTACTAATAGGGTATATAGAGACAAAATGTCTATATATAAGGTCTTTGATATATTAAACGGCGAATCAATTTATAGAATTGATACCGAAATATACAAAGCAGTAATTACAAATATTTGTGTATTCCCTCCAGGAAGTGGAGTGATATTAACGGATGATAGAATGGGAATTGTTGCAAATTATAATAGATTTAATCCAACTAGACCTAGAGTGCGTGTTATTAATACTAACTCTAATTTATTAAAAGTCGAAATTGTTAACCTAGAGAAAGAATTGAAATTATTCATAAAAGACAAATGGGATGTCGACGAATATTTAGAAGAAATAAGAAGAAGAAAGATAAGAAATAAAAAAATACTAAAAACAAATTCATATATAAGTTAA